In Sciurus carolinensis chromosome 8, mSciCar1.2, whole genome shotgun sequence, the genomic stretch TTGACTATCAGTGACTACCTACTGTTCCCTCATCCAGGCTGTAAGTACCATGAGACTAAAACATTGCCCGATTAAATCACTCTTGTTTTTCCGCACTCTGGCACAGTCCTGGTGACAAGAACTCATGAATGATGAAGACTTATAGCAGCATAGTGGTGGGACCATCAAACACTTCATTATCTAGCAACATCACAGTCTGCAGAAACCCACACCATGCATGACCCCACTACTCACCGATTCTTGCCAGGATCACGCCAGAGAAGAGCAAGACAATGGAGACATAAGACTCCGGCTGCTCAGGGTCCTGCTGCCCATCAAACAGAACTGTGCTGTTGGTCCAGTGGATGGAAGAACGGTCTGGGAGGATGGGTTGGTTCAGGTTTCTTTCAAAGGGGTAAACATGTACCTGTTTGCCTTTTAGCAACTCATGATTTGAAGAAGAGTTCTTGCTTAATGGAAATGAGAGAATGGCCATATCAAAGGGACTTCCAGGAGCAAAGACAGAAAACACGCAGAGTGTTAGACAACCTATGTGGAGCCAGCTGGATATGACTCCCGTGGTGACCAAGCCATAATGCCTCCGGAGCCAGGTGAAGAGAATCGTGCCCATCAGGCCAGATAAAGCCGAAAGGGCAGTGAGGATGCTGAGCAGGGACCCTCCAATCCCTTGGGTGTAGGCGTAGCCGGTAGTGATGCAGTCGAAGCCCAGCACAGTCATGTAGAGGAAGGCCAAGCCCAGGCCGGGCAGGAAGATGGTCTGCCGGCAGTAGGTCTCCCAGCCCTCCCGGCACGTGTGCAGCAGCCTCCGCGTGTTTCGAAGGCAAAGAAGAAACCTTTCGGTTGTGACCTGTTGTCCTTCAAGGTGAGACCTGCTGTCCTTTGGTTCTTTTGAAGTTCTGGGTTTGTTAATAAATTCATCAGTGGTTTCCCAAGAGTCCATTTCAcctaaaataaaatccagataaGCTTAAAGTCAATACCCAAGTCCCCTCAGCCCATCCCAACCTCATCTTCTTTTCACTGGACAGTCCCTATGCACTCTGATAGTCTCCTGTCCCCAACCATCTGTGTATCTGCATGAAGACCTCTCTCCAGCACTGGAACAGGAGTGGCAGGCTGTGCGGGTCCTGGGGCCAGCTCTCAACCTGTGAGTGACACCCCAACTCCCTTGCCTTGCTGGGATAACTTGGAGGAACATATCACACACCTCTCAGGTCCCCAGGTGGACTGAACCCAAGTCCCTCAATATCCACCCCCCCCCCACCGACAGTAATCTCCTGGagccctctttctccttcctgtctacTTTCCCATCCCCTCAGCACACTTCCTGAGAGATGACTTTCCACCCCAAATCTTTGTCTCAAGAGGCACTCGAGAGAAGCCCATAAGACACACTATCAAGTTAGGAAGGCAAGCATTGACAGGGAAGGCGGGTACAGGGGAGGGTGGGAAAGCAAATTTCACTTGCTTGAAACTTGGTAATGAGCTCCAGAAAAAGTGATAGACACTTCCTTGggttacttttctgaagaaacAGTTACTTATGGGGGAAGAAAGATTGAAATACCTTTCAGTCCTCCAGGATATATCAGACAATGATTATAAGCAAATTAAAAGATATTCAACCATTGTATACCTGAATACAAAGCTATTCAGACTGACCAGTCCTGCAAAGGGTTGGAGGAGTCCAGTAGGGCtctgagggaaggagagagggatggGTGGCCCAAGTCCATTCTAGACCAAAACCTGAGGGAAATTGAGGCTTTCCtcacagaaaagaatttaatgcctgcgcagttaaaaaaaaaaaaatgaccaaataatAAGAACAGTGAAAAAATAGCTAACTTTGACTTAAGTTCTCCTATATGCCAGGGAGTATAATGATGTTTTGCATATACTTGCACAACATCCTATCAAATCAGTTTTATTGTCGTCCTTACTTTACAGATAGCAAGACTAACAATATGAAGAAATGAACCTTGCAAAGTCACACAGGTAACACAGACAGGTAAAAAGGATATAGTTCTATTTAtttacctatctatctatctatttacaTATCTATCCATTCACCATTTAAATATGTACAtctgtttatttcttcaaattcatACATTTTACTCATGTAATGGGATCTGATGAATCTTAGGTACAAAACAActtgagagaaaagagaattggTGGTAAGTCCAGAAAGAGGAACTGAGGTCAGAAGCAATTCCTGCACTGCTTTGTACCAGGCAGGTAGACGAAACTGCCAACAGGCAGGAATGGCTCTCACTTTGGAAAGATGAGGCCATATCTATTGGCAGGtcctccttcctttcattttcacCATACTGTTGGggaatttctaataaaaaaaaattaaaaactgttggGAGCAGGACTGGCCAGTTCATCATACTATCCTAACCAAAGATTAACTCATACTTCTTGATATACTTACCTCTCATATTTAGCATCTTTAGGGAAAATGTGCATGAGTGAGATGGGAAGTAGTAATTTGTCCCCCAGGACCTTGGGGTAGGTTGTACAGTTTGTGTGCTGCATGGTCCCATGGGAGTGCTACTTACATTGGAGTCTCTCTGAATGGAACCCTGGAGTTATGCAGTACACATCATGTTAAACTGTATAAAGCAGCCCTGCCTATCCCAACCAATAAGATCAGCCAAGTGAACTGTACAACCAATGGCACAGCTGGAGACTCCTCATTTATCCCTGTTTCTAGACCTATTTGCTAAGTAAATGTCAAAATTATGATCAGACACAAGttctggaaagaagaaatgaaacactAACATAAAAGAgaggggggaaaagaaagaacaagagctCTCTCTGAGTTTGCATTACCTTGAATGTTCACAGCTTCCTGTTGCCTTTCTAGGAAGTGCCCCCATGTTTGTTGATGGGGTTTTACAGCCAATTGGGGAACTAGTTGATAAACCCTAGACAGAAATAGAAACTCTACAAGAAGTGAAACCAAGTTCCATCCAAGAATGAAACCACAACCGATCACATGAGATGCCCATGTCATCACCTGGCCCACAGACAGGGGGGCAAATATATTGATGATCTGGTCCAGCCGCCGGACTGCTGCATTCATCCCTGTAAGTGAGAGGAAGGAAATATGTCAGGTGAGTGGATGACTCCTTCTTTCCGGTCCATTGACCCCACACACTTGCTGGAGTTGCCAGCCCTGACCTGGGTGGACAATATTAACAGCAGGAAAAGATCCCTTTGGCTGAACTATAATTAGTAATAGGATTCTTAACCTGAAAAATATGTTAAGATCAGTTCTACTGGAACTTGAGCAAGTAACAGATTAATAGAATCAGGACTAGAGAACCTAGGTTACTCGGAGCTAGTTATTCTCATTCCCACCTCAGCACACTTTCCCATCATACCCCACTATCTTAACAACAGTAATATTCATGGCCACTGTCACAGCTAATAAGGTGACAGGGAGTAGAGGTCATCAaaggaggacagagggaagaatGAGTTGAATATACTCTGTGCCATGAAAATAGTTCCACACCTTCCACCTGTATTCATCTCATTGCATCATCACCCCAACTCTAAGAGCTAACAGTATTTCTCTTCTGCAAATTAGGAAACCAAGACACACAGAGGTGAATATATTTGCTCAaggacacagaggaagaaaatgaaggagctgagactcaaacccaggggAGTCCGAAGCAAAGCTTATTCTCGTCACTATACTGTCATCACTGAAGAATATATTGACAAGTTCGTTTTCATAATTGCAATGAACTTGAACCAGAATCTGTGCTTTTCTTAGATTTCCTTACAATTAGTTAACAGAGAACAGGAAGATGTTCTCTACCCGGAGACAGAGGACACTTCAACACCATGTCACCCAGTTCGACTCGCCTGGCTGTTTTATTTTGGGTGTTGTTATTTAAGCCACAGTACATCCAAAGAAGTgcagtttaaaagaaaacatgattataAGGAGCCTCTACTCTTTGTGAGGCCTGTGTTTGAATCGGCTCCTCCCTGATAGCTCCCTTTATCTTGGCCATCAGTACTCATGCACATTTTCTAGCAGGGAGTTTCAAATGCACAAATACAGGGTAGGCTGAGGTCTTCAGCTTGAAGTCAGCAATTAGAATATATTGCAACGTGAAGGAGCCAAGTTTTGGAAATGGGGGAAAAACAAAGAAGGCATCCGATGATCCTATTGAATCCCTTCACTGGAAAAGCGTTTCCTACCAATACCATCGGTGATAACCAACGATCACACTGGTGGATACTGTTTGTCTTGTTGTCTGTTTATCACAAGATGGAATTAAGAAatcttttcattcacttattttccAGGTCTAAAATTGTCAAAGAACTTGGCAATGAATTTGCAAATGGAAGACTTCTCTCCTGAAGGcagtctatttctttctttctttttttttataatttatttatttttttatttttacaactgcattttaattcattgtacacaaatggggtacaatttttcatttctgtggttgtacacaatgtagagccATACCATTCATGTAGccatacatgtacagagggtaatgatgtctgtctcattccaccatctttcctacccccacccccttctccctcttattttccttcatgtaatctaaaattcctccattcttctcttacccgcCAGCCCaatatatatcatcctccacttatcagggaaaacatttggcctttcgttttttgggtttggcttattttacttagcatggtattctccaattccatccatttttctgcaaatgccataatatttttcttctttatggctgaataatattccattgtgtatatataccacggtttctttatccattcatctgttgaagggcatctaggttggtttcacaatctagctattgtgattgagctgctatgaatattgatgtggctgcattactgtagtatgctaattttaagtcctttgggtataaaccaaggagtgggataactgggtcaaagggtgggtccattccaagttttctgaggaatctccataccactttccagagtgactgcaccaatttgcaactccaccagcaatgtaaaagtgtgcctttccccccacatccacgccaacatctattattgcttgtgctcttgataatagccattctaattggagtaagatgttCTATTTCTTTCAATAATAACAATATCAACCATTTCTTAGGAGTTTCCTATGTGCAGATATAGGACAAAGTGTTTTTCAAATCCTGTGTCTCCCAGAATCCTCCCTGGGTGtgtgaactgtgtgtgtgtgtgtgtgtgtgtgtgtgtgtgtgtgcatctccCACAtcctacagatgaggaaagtcaGGGGAGGCAGCTGGCAAGAGGCATAACTGGTTTTAGCTGAATTGGAACCCATATCTGTGGGTTGTAATACCATTCTCTTACAGGCTACCACGCTGCCTCTCTCAGAACCCTGAATGGCTTGCCAGCTCTGTTTCTCAGAAGATCAGAAGATGGCAAGGCCTGGGGTGGGACTGCTCACCAGCCAGCTGGCCTCTGTTGCCACCTGTGAGGCTCACAATCCAGTCCCTCTGAATGGTGATGGTCAGTGCTGTGCCAGCCAGGTTCGCCACGGCTGCCAGGGTGATCAGCACTGTGTAGCAGGCCACCTGTCGGGGGAAGGGGACTTCAGAACTCAAGAATACTTTACCAGCCCATAGTCTGACACAAAAGTTACTTATCTGACAGCTTAAGGATCATCTAAATGAGCCCAAACACCCCTGGGAGAAGGAGGCTCAAGGCGAGTTTGGAGTCAAATGCTGTGCTAATGCTAagcattttcttcctctctccccattaGCAGATCTGATGCTAATTTGTACCTTGCAGACAGACTCTGTTGTTCTATTGCTTCCTGTCTGTGGGATTTGGGCTCGGATTCACAAATTAGGGGCGAGAAGAACACTTGTGGAAAAATGTCCAGATCCCAAGCCAGCGAGCAGGGACATGCAGAGACAACTCTCTGATGGACATCCCTGTCTGTGCCAGTGACATTCACTCTCATGGCTTAGGAGGGAGCGGGGAGACACT encodes the following:
- the LOC124991330 gene encoding solute carrier family 40 member 1-like, with product MVGELNDIENPGNEEKETKTASTRHRTGETSSLGAVLIYLMGPRFLIYVSCALSIWGDRMWHFAMSVFLIELYGHNLLLTAVFGLVVAGSVLIFGVLIGDWIDRKPRNKVAHASLFIQNTSVTVCCVLLMLLFSYRREMEQIWHGWFTVACYTVLITLAAVANLAGTALTITIQRDWIVSLTGGNRGQLAGMNAAVRRLDQIINIFAPLSVGQVMTWASHVIGCGFILGWNLVSLLVEFLFLSRVYQLVPQLAVKPHQQTWGHFLERQQEAVNIQGEMDSWETTDEFINKPRTSKEPKDSRSHLEGQQVTTERFLLCLRNTRRLLHTCREGWETYCRQTIFLPGLGLAFLYMTVLGFDCITTGYAYTQGIGGSLLSILTALSALSGLMGTILFTWLRRHYGLVTTGVISSWLHIGCLTLCVFSVFAPGSPFDMAILSFPLSKNSSSNHELLKGKQVHVYPFERNLNQPILPDRSSIHWTNSTVLFDGQQDPEQPESYVSIVLLFSGVILARIGLWSFDLTVTQLLQENIPEAERGAVNGVQCSLNYLMDLIHFILVMLAPRPQQFGMLVFISMLFVTTGHVLYFFYARKCKIKNAQVNKTTKKGTWTPLS